Proteins encoded together in one Variovorax paradoxus window:
- a CDS encoding MBL fold metallo-hydrolase — protein sequence MNEAARPLFSPKHLLSRFRSYGTSLFAASCALAAGCVSSSGCEARYDASPQFKGCGFQNLPNPEVLPSASAWRIWSRFIVGSKVDTVPVDPIPVQMLSTADLEALDPKANHVVRLGHSSHLLKLQGKYWLIDPVFSERASPFSFAGPKRFHKPPLTLEQLPPIEGLILSHDHYDHLDVATIEYLALRVQRYFVPLGVRARLLAMGVPADRVTELDWWQGGEHDGVKLTATPAQHFSGRTLTDRDRTLWASWVVQSGGQRIFYSGDSGYFPGFKQIGERFGGFDLALMENGAYDAYWPAVHMTPEQSVQAFEDLRGKVLYSVHNSTFDLAFHTWHDPLDRIANLSKAKNIELATPIIGEVLTVGKARTNERWWDGLK from the coding sequence ATGAATGAAGCTGCCCGCCCCCTGTTCTCTCCGAAGCACCTCTTGAGCCGCTTTCGCAGCTACGGCACCTCGCTCTTCGCTGCAAGCTGCGCACTGGCAGCCGGCTGCGTGAGCAGCAGCGGGTGCGAGGCACGCTACGACGCATCGCCGCAGTTCAAGGGCTGCGGCTTCCAGAACCTGCCGAACCCGGAGGTTCTGCCTTCCGCCAGCGCCTGGCGAATCTGGTCGCGCTTTATCGTCGGCAGCAAGGTCGACACCGTGCCGGTTGATCCGATTCCCGTGCAGATGCTGAGCACCGCCGACCTGGAGGCGCTCGACCCCAAGGCCAACCACGTGGTGCGGCTCGGGCATTCGTCCCACCTGCTCAAGCTGCAGGGGAAATATTGGCTGATCGACCCCGTGTTCAGCGAGCGGGCATCGCCGTTCAGCTTCGCCGGGCCCAAGCGCTTCCACAAGCCGCCTCTCACGCTCGAGCAATTGCCGCCGATAGAAGGCCTGATCCTCTCGCACGACCACTACGACCACCTTGACGTGGCGACCATCGAGTACCTTGCACTGCGCGTGCAGCGCTACTTCGTACCGCTGGGTGTGCGCGCGCGGCTGCTGGCCATGGGCGTGCCGGCCGACCGCGTGACGGAACTCGACTGGTGGCAGGGCGGCGAACACGACGGCGTGAAGCTCACCGCCACACCGGCGCAGCATTTCTCGGGGCGCACGCTGACAGACCGCGACCGCACGCTGTGGGCCTCATGGGTGGTGCAAAGCGGCGGCCAGCGCATTTTCTACAGCGGCGACTCCGGCTACTTTCCGGGCTTCAAGCAGATCGGCGAACGCTTCGGCGGTTTCGACCTGGCGCTGATGGAAAACGGCGCCTACGACGCCTACTGGCCCGCCGTGCACATGACGCCGGAGCAAAGCGTGCAGGCTTTCGAAGACCTGCGCGGCAAGGTGCTCTATTCGGTGCACAACAGCACCTTCGACCTCGCCTTTCACACTTGGCACGATCCGCTGGACCGCATCGCCAACCTTTCGAAGGCAAAGAACATCGAACTGGCAACGCCGATCATCGGCGAAGTGCTGACGGTAGGAAAGGCCCGCACCAACGAGCGTTGGTGGGACGGCCTCAAATAG
- a CDS encoding metallophosphoesterase family protein — protein MRIALVSDIHGNLPALEAVVEDIARRGADIIVNLGDSLSGPLMPLETAQFLMAQDWVQLAGNHERQLLTMPAEKRGPSDAFAHARLGAKEFEWIASLGHSLRFSPEVLLCHGTPSSDLEYFLETVEPTVFRAATQAEIDARLGQVDAQLIACGHTHVPRVAHASGGQLIVNPGSVGLPAYDDIHPYPHAVETGSPNARYAIVERHESGWSSRLIAVPYDHTAMAALALKNGRPDWAHALATGRMP, from the coding sequence ATGCGCATAGCCCTAGTCTCCGACATCCACGGAAACCTCCCCGCACTCGAAGCCGTGGTCGAAGACATTGCCCGCCGCGGCGCAGACATCATCGTCAACCTGGGCGACAGCCTCTCCGGCCCGCTGATGCCGCTGGAGACCGCGCAGTTCCTGATGGCGCAAGACTGGGTTCAACTCGCGGGCAACCATGAACGTCAGTTGCTAACGATGCCTGCCGAAAAGCGCGGCCCCTCCGATGCGTTCGCGCATGCGCGGCTCGGCGCGAAGGAGTTCGAGTGGATCGCGTCGCTCGGGCACAGCCTGCGCTTCAGTCCGGAAGTCCTGCTCTGTCATGGCACGCCTTCCAGCGATCTCGAATACTTTCTGGAGACCGTGGAGCCCACGGTGTTCCGCGCTGCGACCCAGGCGGAAATTGATGCGCGCCTAGGCCAGGTCGATGCACAGCTGATCGCCTGCGGTCATACCCATGTACCGCGCGTGGCGCATGCATCCGGCGGGCAGTTGATCGTCAATCCGGGCAGCGTCGGCCTGCCGGCCTACGACGACATTCATCCGTATCCGCACGCCGTGGAAACCGGCTCTCCGAACGCGCGCTATGCCATCGTGGAACGGCACGAAAGCGGATGGTCGTCCCGGCTGATTGCAGTGCCCTACGACCACACGGCCATGGCGGCACTGGCGCTGAAAAACGGGCGGCCGGACTGGGCCCATGCGCTCGCAACCGGGCGCATGCCCTAG
- a CDS encoding cysteine hydrolase family protein, with translation MKTAVLVIDMQRGLCDDPPRPYEAEQVIQRINALTERARAAGAPVAFIQHENDVDLEFDSERWQLADALYVDAGDTKIRKTTPDSFLRTPLEAWLTGHAVRRVVICGYSSEFCVDTTARRAAALGYEVTLAADAHTSHDKPHATGAFIRAHHNATLADITSFGVRISAVDSAQIAFGD, from the coding sequence ATGAAAACTGCCGTTCTCGTCATCGACATGCAACGCGGCCTGTGCGACGACCCACCGCGTCCCTACGAAGCCGAACAGGTGATCCAGCGCATCAATGCGCTGACCGAGCGCGCACGCGCGGCCGGCGCACCGGTGGCTTTTATCCAGCACGAGAATGACGTCGACCTGGAGTTCGACTCCGAACGCTGGCAACTTGCCGATGCGCTGTACGTGGATGCAGGCGACACGAAGATCCGCAAGACCACGCCCGATTCGTTCCTGCGCACGCCACTCGAAGCATGGCTGACGGGGCATGCGGTACGGCGCGTGGTCATTTGCGGCTATTCGTCGGAGTTTTGCGTGGACACCACTGCGCGGCGTGCCGCAGCGCTGGGCTACGAGGTCACGCTTGCGGCCGACGCGCACACTTCGCACGACAAGCCGCACGCCACGGGCGCCTTCATTCGCGCGCACCACAATGCCACGCTGGCTGACATCACCAGCTTCGGCGTGCGCATCAGCGCCGTGGACAGCGCTCAGATCGCGTTCGGCGATTGA
- the parC gene encoding DNA topoisomerase IV subunit A — protein sequence MDDSQPPLDLQGPTDGDTTLTLADYAQTAYLEYALSVVKGRALPDVSDGQKPVQRRILYSMSRMGLGFGGANGTVGAKPVKSARVVGDVLGRFHPHSDQAAYDALVRMAQDFSQRYPLVDGQGNFGSRDGDGAAAMRYTEARLARITSLLLDEIDEGTVDFIPNYDGSTEEPRLLPARLPFTLLNGASGIAVGLATEIPSHNLREIADACVALIKSNGKLSEEELLQIVPGPDYPGGAQIISGPADIADAYRTGRGSLKVRARWKIEDLARGQWQLVVNELPPGVSTQKVLEEIEEITNPKVKAGKKALSAEQTQLKAAMLSVLDVVRDESSKDAAVRLVFEPKTSRISQEEFITTLLAQTSLETSSPINLTMVGIDGKPTQKSLRQMLNEWIAFREITVEKRSRYRLNKVMERIHILEGRQLVLLNIDEVIAIIRAAEEPKAALIARFNLSEVQAEDILEIRLRQLARLEAIKIQQQLDELRTEQKKLEDILGSPAALRRLLVKEIEADAKSFEDPRRTLIQAEKRAVAEVKVVDEPVTVIVSQKGWVRAQKGWASEKAAGNGSAAPEYSFKSGDALYGAFECRSVDTLLVFGSAKDKTVRVYTVPVASLPGARGDGQPVTTLIELDAGTHVTHFFAGPVGASVLLANTGGYGFTATVENMMSRQRGGKAFIDVGEGEQLCRPSLVGGASGAEPMPAATHVACASTGGRILTFDISELKSLPKGGRGLTLIDLDAKDTLAGAAAYTRSVKIEGIGRGGKERDETLEIRTLNNARGSRARKGKAADLGFKPTSIVRVL from the coding sequence ATGGACGACTCTCAACCTCCGCTCGATCTCCAGGGTCCCACCGACGGCGACACCACCCTCACCCTTGCCGATTACGCGCAAACCGCTTATCTCGAATACGCGCTGAGCGTGGTCAAGGGCCGCGCGCTGCCCGACGTATCCGACGGCCAGAAGCCGGTGCAACGGCGCATTCTCTATTCGATGTCGCGCATGGGCCTGGGCTTTGGCGGCGCCAACGGCACCGTGGGTGCCAAGCCCGTCAAGAGCGCACGCGTGGTCGGCGACGTGCTGGGCCGCTTCCACCCGCACAGCGACCAGGCCGCCTACGACGCGCTGGTGCGCATGGCGCAAGACTTCTCGCAGCGCTATCCGCTGGTCGACGGCCAGGGCAACTTCGGCAGCCGCGACGGCGACGGCGCCGCGGCCATGCGCTACACCGAGGCGCGCCTGGCCCGCATCACCAGCCTGCTACTCGACGAGATCGACGAGGGCACGGTCGACTTCATTCCCAACTACGACGGCAGCACCGAAGAGCCGCGCCTCTTGCCCGCGCGGCTGCCGTTCACGCTGCTCAACGGCGCAAGCGGCATCGCAGTGGGCCTGGCCACCGAAATTCCGAGCCACAACCTGCGCGAGATTGCAGACGCCTGCGTGGCGCTGATCAAGTCGAACGGCAAGCTCAGCGAAGAAGAGCTGCTGCAGATCGTGCCCGGCCCCGACTACCCGGGCGGCGCACAGATCATCAGCGGCCCTGCCGACATTGCCGATGCCTACCGCACCGGCCGCGGCTCGCTCAAGGTGCGCGCGCGCTGGAAGATCGAAGACCTCGCACGCGGCCAGTGGCAGCTGGTGGTCAATGAGCTGCCGCCAGGCGTCAGCACGCAGAAGGTACTCGAGGAAATCGAGGAAATCACCAACCCGAAGGTGAAGGCCGGCAAGAAGGCCTTGAGTGCCGAGCAGACGCAGCTCAAGGCCGCGATGCTGTCGGTGCTCGATGTGGTGCGCGACGAGTCGAGCAAGGACGCCGCCGTGCGCCTGGTGTTCGAGCCCAAGACGTCACGCATCAGCCAGGAAGAATTCATCACCACGCTGCTCGCGCAAACCTCGCTCGAAACCTCGTCGCCGATCAACCTCACGATGGTGGGCATCGACGGCAAGCCGACGCAGAAGTCGCTGCGCCAGATGCTCAACGAGTGGATCGCGTTCCGCGAGATCACGGTTGAAAAGCGATCGCGCTACCGCCTGAACAAGGTGATGGAGCGCATTCACATTCTCGAAGGCCGGCAGCTGGTGCTGCTCAACATCGACGAGGTGATCGCCATCATCCGAGCGGCGGAAGAGCCGAAGGCAGCGCTCATTGCGCGCTTCAACCTTTCGGAAGTGCAGGCGGAGGACATCCTCGAAATCCGTCTGCGCCAGCTTGCGCGGCTCGAAGCCATCAAGATCCAGCAGCAGCTCGACGAACTGCGCACCGAGCAGAAAAAGCTCGAAGACATCCTCGGCAGTCCGGCGGCCCTGCGCCGCCTGCTGGTGAAGGAAATCGAAGCCGATGCCAAGTCCTTCGAAGACCCGCGCCGCACGCTGATCCAGGCCGAGAAGCGCGCCGTGGCCGAAGTCAAGGTGGTCGACGAACCCGTGACCGTCATCGTTTCGCAGAAGGGCTGGGTGCGCGCGCAGAAGGGCTGGGCCAGCGAAAAGGCCGCGGGCAACGGTTCGGCCGCACCCGAATACAGCTTCAAGTCCGGCGACGCACTCTACGGCGCCTTCGAATGCCGCAGTGTCGACACGCTGCTGGTCTTCGGCAGCGCCAAGGACAAGACCGTGCGCGTGTACACCGTGCCCGTGGCCTCGCTGCCCGGCGCGCGCGGCGACGGCCAGCCCGTGACCACGCTCATCGAGCTGGATGCCGGCACGCACGTCACGCACTTCTTTGCAGGCCCGGTGGGTGCGAGCGTGCTGCTGGCCAATACCGGCGGCTACGGCTTCACCGCCACGGTCGAAAACATGATGTCGCGCCAGCGCGGCGGCAAGGCCTTCATCGACGTGGGCGAGGGCGAGCAACTCTGCCGCCCCTCGCTGGTGGGCGGTGCGAGCGGCGCCGAGCCGATGCCCGCCGCCACACATGTGGCCTGCGCCTCCACCGGCGGCCGCATCCTGACCTTCGATATCTCGGAGCTCAAGAGCCTGCCCAAGGGCGGCCGCGGCTTGACGCTCATCGACCTGGACGCCAAGGACACGCTCGCGGGCGCCGCGGCCTACACGCGCAGCGTGAAGATCGAAGGCATTGGCCGCGGCGGCAAGGAGCGCGACGAAACCCTGGAGATCCGCACGCTCAACAACGCGCGCGGCAGCCGTGCGCGCAAGGGCAAGGCGGCCGACCTCGGCTTCAAGCCGACGAGCATCGTTCGGGTCTTGTGA
- a CDS encoding esterase/lipase family protein, with product MSSNRYPIIYVRGYAMTEAERDDTAADPFCGFNVGSTVYRATVKKEAPAQKFVFESPVVRLLADFQYQSVYQNGLDILDNDWKPSPDETGKDVDGIPAASIVIYRYYDSGSELLGDGKSRDVKIYAQGLGKLILRVRDLVALREGAAFSPADFRCYLVAHSMGGLVVRAFLQNPTLGDAAARACVDKVFTYATPHNGIDLGGVNVPGWLTANEMNTFNRDKMSEFLDTAPVDGRMDYLPAAAFPAERFFCMVGSNRGDYEAAKGLSRMFAGHGSDGLVRIENASLWSIDEAKRSKPVATAYAFRSHSGYFGIVNSEEAYQNLVRFLFGDVRVDLWFDVDSVTLPPDLPKDADVDALYQVELLAAPRGKRWYLSRRVAEEDSPACRTHKELTGPAKPERRSIYLSTVFLANKARVKQDRPTLAYAMTLGVRVPDYQVNKKFWLDGHYEGSSLFRDTLVIELSPPQADDPAQNWNIKYGWQTDTAGKASLPMSSTQLANGKQQCIVPLSSLGAAAAAPGISGKVRLEVSAWN from the coding sequence ATGAGCAGCAATCGCTATCCCATCATCTACGTGCGCGGCTACGCCATGACCGAGGCCGAACGCGACGACACGGCGGCCGACCCGTTCTGCGGCTTCAATGTGGGCTCCACCGTGTACCGCGCCACCGTCAAGAAGGAAGCACCGGCACAGAAGTTCGTCTTCGAATCTCCGGTGGTGCGGCTCCTGGCGGACTTTCAATACCAGAGCGTCTACCAGAACGGCCTGGACATCTTGGACAACGACTGGAAGCCCTCGCCCGACGAAACCGGGAAGGACGTAGACGGCATTCCAGCGGCATCCATCGTCATCTACCGCTACTACGACAGCGGCTCGGAGCTGCTCGGCGACGGCAAGTCGCGCGACGTGAAGATCTACGCGCAGGGCCTCGGCAAGCTGATCCTGCGCGTGCGCGACCTGGTCGCGCTGCGCGAGGGTGCCGCGTTTTCGCCCGCGGACTTTCGCTGCTATCTGGTGGCGCATTCGATGGGCGGGCTGGTCGTGCGGGCCTTTCTGCAGAACCCCACGCTCGGCGACGCGGCGGCGCGCGCCTGTGTCGACAAGGTGTTCACCTATGCCACGCCGCACAACGGCATCGACCTGGGCGGCGTCAACGTGCCGGGCTGGCTCACGGCGAACGAGATGAACACCTTCAACCGCGACAAGATGTCGGAGTTCTTGGACACCGCACCGGTCGATGGCCGCATGGACTACCTGCCGGCCGCAGCCTTTCCGGCCGAGCGCTTCTTCTGCATGGTGGGCTCCAACCGCGGCGACTACGAAGCGGCCAAGGGCCTGTCGCGCATGTTCGCGGGCCACGGCAGCGATGGTCTGGTGCGCATCGAGAACGCCTCGCTCTGGTCCATCGACGAGGCAAAGCGCAGCAAGCCCGTGGCCACCGCCTACGCCTTTCGGTCGCACTCGGGCTACTTCGGCATCGTCAATTCCGAGGAGGCGTACCAGAACCTGGTGCGTTTCTTGTTCGGCGACGTGCGCGTCGATCTTTGGTTCGACGTCGACAGCGTGACGTTGCCGCCCGACCTGCCCAAGGACGCCGATGTCGATGCGCTCTACCAAGTCGAGCTGCTCGCCGCCCCGCGCGGCAAGCGCTGGTACCTGAGCCGGCGCGTGGCCGAGGAAGATTCGCCCGCCTGCCGCACGCACAAGGAGCTCACCGGTCCGGCCAAGCCCGAGCGGCGCTCGATCTATCTGTCGACCGTATTCCTGGCCAACAAGGCCCGCGTGAAGCAGGACAGGCCGACGCTGGCCTATGCCATGACGCTCGGGGTGCGCGTGCCCGACTACCAGGTCAACAAGAAGTTCTGGCTCGACGGGCACTACGAGGGCAGTTCGCTGTTCCGCGACACGCTGGTCATCGAGCTTTCCCCGCCCCAGGCGGACGACCCCGCGCAGAACTGGAACATCAAATACGGTTGGCAGACCGACACCGCGGGCAAGGCCTCGCTGCCGATGAGCTCGACGCAACTGGCCAACGGCAAGCAGCAGTGCATCGTGCCGCTTTCGAGCCTGGGCGCGGCAGCAGCGGCACCGGGCATCAGCGGCAAGGTGCGGCTCGAAGTCAGCGCCTGGAACTGA
- a CDS encoding amino acid ABC transporter permease, with protein MNYQFQFDAVFAAWPLLLKGTWITIQLSLSATLIGLVVAIFCAWGKTSGPGWLRFVINAYIEVIRNTPFLVQLFFFFFALPAIGLRWSPQTAALVAMVVNLGAYATEIIRAGIESIPKGQIEAGRALNLKPWEIFRFVIIKPALKAIYPALTSQFILLMLSSAVVSVISADDLTSVAANLQSQTFRSFEIYIVVAAIYLALALAFSAMFKLIYKRTLNYPDRR; from the coding sequence ATGAACTACCAGTTTCAATTCGACGCCGTCTTCGCTGCCTGGCCGCTGCTGCTCAAGGGCACCTGGATCACGATTCAGCTTTCGCTTTCCGCCACGCTGATCGGCCTGGTGGTCGCCATCTTCTGTGCCTGGGGAAAAACGTCGGGGCCGGGCTGGCTGCGCTTTGTCATCAACGCGTACATCGAGGTCATCCGCAATACGCCGTTCCTCGTGCAGCTGTTCTTTTTCTTCTTCGCGCTGCCGGCCATCGGCCTGCGCTGGTCGCCGCAAACAGCTGCGCTGGTGGCCATGGTGGTGAATCTCGGCGCGTATGCGACCGAAATCATCCGCGCGGGGATCGAGTCGATTCCCAAGGGGCAGATCGAGGCGGGCAGGGCGCTCAACCTCAAGCCCTGGGAGATCTTCCGCTTCGTCATCATCAAGCCTGCGCTCAAGGCCATCTACCCGGCGCTCACGAGCCAGTTCATCCTGCTGATGCTGAGCTCGGCCGTGGTGTCGGTCATTTCGGCCGACGACCTGACCTCGGTGGCCGCCAACCTGCAGTCGCAGACCTTCCGCAGCTTCGAGATCTACATCGTGGTGGCTGCCATCTACCTCGCGCTGGCACTGGCCTTCTCGGCCATGTTCAAGCTGATCTACAAGCGCACGCTCAACTATCCGGACCGCCGGTAA
- a CDS encoding amino acid ABC transporter permease yields MRTFGFPEFLFILEAAKWTLALSAIAFVGGAILGLIIALMRTSESAWARGVSTTFIQIFQGTPLLLQLFLVFFGAPVLGLDINPWIAAGVALILNSAAFLGEIWRGCIEAVPRGQWEAAEALSLKYSARMRDVVLPQAFKIALAPTVGYLVQIIKGTSLAAIIGFVEVTRAGQIVNNATFQPLIVFSVVAAIYFAICWPLSLLAGRMERKRAQALAR; encoded by the coding sequence ATGCGTACCTTCGGTTTTCCCGAATTCCTGTTCATTCTCGAAGCGGCCAAATGGACGCTGGCGCTCTCGGCCATTGCCTTCGTCGGCGGCGCAATCCTGGGGCTGATCATTGCGCTCATGCGCACGTCCGAATCGGCGTGGGCACGCGGCGTATCGACCACCTTCATCCAGATCTTCCAGGGAACGCCGCTGCTGCTGCAGCTGTTCCTTGTGTTCTTCGGCGCGCCGGTGCTGGGGCTGGACATCAACCCGTGGATTGCTGCGGGCGTGGCGCTCATCCTCAACAGCGCGGCCTTCCTGGGCGAAATCTGGCGCGGCTGCATCGAGGCGGTTCCGCGCGGCCAGTGGGAAGCCGCGGAGGCCCTGAGCCTCAAGTACAGCGCGCGCATGCGCGACGTGGTGTTGCCGCAGGCTTTCAAGATTGCGCTGGCGCCCACCGTGGGCTACCTGGTGCAGATCATCAAGGGCACCTCGCTCGCGGCCATCATCGGCTTCGTGGAGGTAACGCGCGCCGGGCAAATCGTCAACAACGCCACCTTCCAGCCGCTCATCGTGTTCTCGGTGGTGGCCGCCATCTACTTTGCGATCTGCTGGCCGCTTTCATTGCTGGCCGGGCGCATGGAGCGCAAGCGTGCACAGGCGCTCGCACGCTGA
- a CDS encoding kelch repeat-containing protein, with product MGGEGGFLVGGVPRQAKVFGQMESYDPVGDTWQRHAPMTTPRHAVGAAVIGDWIYVAGGGAVLGGSVQSAVHEAFTLG from the coding sequence ATGGGCGGGGAGGGTGGGTTCCTGGTGGGCGGCGTGCCGCGCCAGGCCAAGGTTTTCGGCCAGATGGAAAGCTACGACCCCGTGGGCGACACCTGGCAGCGCCATGCACCGATGACCACGCCGCGCCATGCCGTCGGCGCCGCGGTCATCGGCGACTGGATCTACGTGGCCGGCGGCGGCGCGGTGCTCGGCGGCTCCGTGCAGTCCGCTGTGCATGAGGCTTTCACACTAGGCTGA
- a CDS encoding lytic transglycosylase domain-containing protein, producing MRPLLLALLLCAQQGLAHAADIYGYIDSKGIAHFASEKIDERYQIFFRGGQSFDTAKGISPLGRGGRRLDGKVPPASQTLLALFEASPSYKTAKAALRDASNKHSIDYELLQALIATESGFDAQAVSPKGAMGLMQLMPATAQRYGVSADKRGTIEKKLFDPRVNIAAGSRYLRDLIAMFPGQIELALAAYNAGEGAVQRAGNKIPNYKETQNYVQTVLRLYAYLKPSAGMAADGGSTGGTGNARGGKAPGRIRMELVVPKGGAVGRGNMPSDSPAGMPAMPGMSEQPGVPDAAMETPVS from the coding sequence ATGCGTCCGTTGCTCCTGGCCTTGCTGCTTTGCGCGCAGCAGGGGCTTGCGCACGCCGCTGACATCTACGGCTACATCGACAGCAAGGGCATCGCCCACTTCGCTTCCGAGAAGATCGATGAGCGCTATCAGATCTTCTTTCGCGGCGGCCAGAGCTTCGACACGGCCAAGGGAATTTCGCCGCTCGGCCGCGGCGGGCGCAGGCTCGACGGCAAGGTGCCGCCGGCGTCGCAGACATTGCTGGCGCTCTTCGAAGCCTCGCCAAGCTACAAGACCGCAAAGGCCGCACTGCGAGACGCGTCGAACAAGCATTCGATCGACTACGAGTTGCTGCAGGCGCTCATCGCCACCGAATCGGGCTTCGACGCGCAGGCCGTCTCGCCCAAGGGCGCAATGGGCCTCATGCAGCTCATGCCGGCCACCGCGCAGCGCTACGGCGTCTCCGCGGACAAGCGCGGCACCATCGAGAAGAAGCTGTTCGATCCGCGCGTCAACATTGCCGCCGGTTCGCGCTACCTGCGCGACCTGATCGCGATGTTCCCGGGGCAGATCGAACTGGCGCTTGCCGCCTATAACGCCGGCGAAGGCGCGGTGCAGCGCGCGGGCAACAAGATTCCGAACTACAAGGAAACGCAGAACTACGTGCAGACGGTGCTGCGGCTCTACGCTTATCTCAAGCCTTCGGCAGGCATGGCGGCGGACGGCGGCAGCACCGGCGGCACCGGCAATGCGCGTGGCGGCAAGGCACCGGGCCGCATTCGCATGGAACTGGTGGTTCCCAAGGGCGGGGCCGTGGGGCGTGGCAACATGCCGTCCGACTCGCCCGCCGGCATGCCGGCAATGCCCGGGATGTCCGAACAGCCGGGGGTGCCGGACGCTGCCATGGAAACGCCTGTGTCCTGA